Proteins found in one Triticum urartu cultivar G1812 chromosome 4, Tu2.1, whole genome shotgun sequence genomic segment:
- the LOC125551470 gene encoding magnesium/proton exchanger 1, translated as MANTTMGSTTRSCDAYLLFNGETLLPNGVRAFLCTVALAYCFIGLSAITARFFKSMESITNHSREVVTIDTETNTPIVKHEKVWNYTIADIALLAFGTSFPQISLATIDAIRNLGQLTAGGLGPGTLVGSAAFDLFPIHAVCVVMPRAGSMKKISDLGVWLVELFWSFWAYIWLYIILEVWTPNVITLWEALLTVLQYGLLLVHAYAQDKRWPYVSIPLVRGERPEDWVPAEDTSLHHDKNCDENSDILPSENDDVVDIFSFHSYSNAGYHHVPEKDIEESSKTMLVVKNTQEDTYWLSVWRQQFVDAVMLESPELKKMDSVCLRFILICWNSIIAPWKLLFALVPPYQIAHGWIAFIFSLIFISGIAYGVTKITDQISCVTGLNPYVIAFTALAAGTSWPDLVASKIAAERQVTADSAIANITCSNSVNIYVGIGVPWSINTVYNFFAYQEPLYIDNAAGLSFSLMVFFATSFGCITVLVLRRIVFGAELGGPRLWAWATSAYFMVLWVVFVLLSSLRVSGVI; from the exons ATGGCCAACACTACAATGGGAAGTACCACTCGATCATGCGATGCGTACCTGCTGTTCAATGGCGAAACACTGCTTCCAAATGGTGTTCGTGCTTTCCTTTGTACTGTTGCCCTAGCGTACTGTTTTATTGGTTTATCCGCGATCACTGCCCGGTTCTTCAAGTCGATGGAGAGCATCACAAACCACTCTCGGGAGGTAGTTACAATTGATACAGAAACAAATACGCCTATCGTGAAGCATGAGAAGGTTTGGAACTACACTATAGCGGACATTGCTCTGCTTGCTTTTGGTACCAGCTTTCCCCAGATCTCCCTCGCAACAATCGATGCAATCCGTAATCTCGGTCAACTGACAGCAGGAG GTTTAGGTCCAGGTACACTTGTGGGTTCTGCTGCGTTCGATCTGTTCCCGATCCATGCTGTCTGTGTGGTTATGCCAAGGGCAGGCTCTATGAAAAAGATTTCCGATTTAGGTGTTTGGTTAGTTGAGCTGTTTTGGTCATTCTGGGCATACATCTGGCTGTATATTATTTTAGAG GTGTGGACACCTAATGTGATCACCCTCTGGGAGGCCCTGCTAACAGTTTTGCAGTATGGATTACTTCTGGTTCATGCGTATGCGCAGGATAAGCGGTGGCCATATGTGTCAATCCCTTT GGTCAGAGGTGAGAGACCTGAAGATTGGGTTCCAGCAGAAGATACTTCACTTCACCATGACAAAAATTGTGATGAAAATAGTGACATACTACCCAGCGAGAATGATGATGTTGTGGATATATTCTCCTTTCATTCTTACAGCAATGCAG GGTATCATCATGTTCCGGAAAAGGATATAGAAGAGTCGTCCAAAACAATGCTTGTAGTAAAGAACACACAAGAGGATACTTACTGGCTTTCCGTTTGGCGGCAACAATTTGTGGATGCTGTAATG CTGGAGAGTCCCGAGCTAAAGAAAATGGATTCTGTCTGCCTGAGATTTATCTTAATATGTTGGAACTCAATCATCGCACCTTGGAAATTGTTGTTTGCTCTTGTGCCCCCGTATCAAATCGCACATGGATGGATTGCTTTTATTTTCTCTCTGATCTTCATAAGTGGTATTGCCTATGGGGTCACCAAGATTACAGACCAGATAAGCTGTGTCACAG GACTAAACCCATATGTTATAGCATTCACAGCGCTGGCTGCTGGAACCTCATGGCCGGATCTAGTCGCTAGCAAGATTGCTGCCGAGCGTCAAGTTACTGCAGACTCTGCAATTGCCAACATCACTTGCAG CAATTCAGTGAACATATACGTTGGCATTGGTGTTCCGTGGTCGATCAACACAGTGTACAATTTCTTTGCCTACCAGGAACCACTGTACATAGACAATGCTGCTGGTCTCAGCTTCTCACTTATGGTCTTCTTCGCAACATCTTTTGGTTGTATCACAGTTTTGGTTCTCCGCCGCATAGTATTTGGTGCTGAGCTTGGGGGCCCTAGGCTGTGGGCTTGGGCAACATCGGCTTATTTCATGGTCCTTTGGGTTGTTTTTGTTCTACTTTCTTCTTTAAGAGTTTCTGGGGTAATATAG